The Trinickia caryophylli genomic sequence ACCTTCTTCACGCGCGCATCCGTGTAGGGCACCTCGCCCGCCATCAATTGCTGATGGAACGCGTTGCCGTTCAGGCGCAAGTCGAGATAATCGAACCAGCCCGCCAGCGTCCAGGCATCGCGTCCGCCCACGGCAACCGGCGCAATGCCCGCGGCCTTCAGCTTGCGGCAAGCCTCGAGAAACTCGGGCCACGTTTTCGGCTCGGATGCGATGCCCGCCTTCTGGAACAGATCCTTGCGGTAGAACATGCCCCACGAGTAGTAAACGGTCGGCGCGGCATATTGCTTGCCCTGGTATGACGAGGCCTCCTTCGTCGACGCATACATCTCGTTCCAGCCGTTCTTCTGCCAATCGGCGCTCAAGTCTTCGAAGAGCCCGCGCTTCGCGTAGTAGGCCATGCGCTCGCCATCGTGCCAGTTGACGATGTCGGGTGCGACCGTGGTCAACCAGTTCGGCAATTGCACCTTGTAGGCCTCTTCGTCGACGAACGATACCTTCACGTCGATATCGGGGTGCGCCTTCTTGAATTCGTCGAACGTCGACTGCCAGACCGCGCGCTGGCTCCCGCCCTTGTAGGCGATGTTGACGTTCAGCGTGCCGGCGCGCGCCTCGTCGGCATGCCAGGTTCCAAGTACGGCCGCCGTCAGAAGAACGGCGGCCATGCCGATGCGAATACGGATCGCGGGTTGCTTCATGCCTGTCTCCTTGTCTGCCTGATGTTATGGTCCGTCGTCACTGCCTTGCACTGCAAGCCGGCGGCGTTGGCGCGCCGGCACCTGTCAAGCCGGGCGAGTCAAGCGCTGCGAGTCAAGTGTTGCGATAAGCCGCTACGCCCCGCGGCTCCACACTCGGCCCACCGATCACGAATGCGTCCGCCCCTGCTTCGGCTGCGTCGATTCGATAGGCCTCGTCCTCGTAGTTGAACACATAGGTCAGCCCGCCGCGTCGGCTCACGCGCACGCCGTCCGGCAACCTCATCGTCTCGAGTTGCGCGCGCGCCGCGATCGCGGCAAACCATTCGCGCGTCAGTGCTTCGTCGAAAAGGCTCGTGAGGTAATGCATCGCGCCGAACCGCACGTAAGCCGGATGGCCGTCATCAAAACGCGCGACGACTTCGTGCGCGGCCTCGTCTCGCAACTCGACGAGGTCGCGCCAATGGCGGCCGTAGCCGGCCGGCGTGGCGCCAGCCTGTGACGTTTCCGATGAATGAACCGGCATGCGCACGCTCGGGCGCACCGATTCCACGCGCCACACGCGCATCGGCATGCATTGCGCGAGAGGGCCCGGCGGCAGGTTCGCGGGAATCTGCAGATCGGCCGTCTTCGAGCCCGTGCGCGGACCGACCACCACTTGCGCGCCCGAACGGGCAAGGCGTGCCGCGAAATCGTCAGGCACGATCGGCAGCGGCGGCACGACGATCATGCGATATCCGTCGAGCGGCGCGTCGGCGGGAACCACGTCCACGTCGAGCCCGAGCGCGCGCAGAGCCGAGTAATACTCGAACGCGAAGCGCGGGTAATGGAAGTCCGCGCCTTGCGGATGGATTTCGAAGAGCCACTTCGCCGGGTAATCGTAGACGAGCGCGACGCGGGCACGCACGCTCGCACGGGCCTCGGCGTGCGCCTGGTCGAGCGCGCGGATTTCGTCTGCCACGCGCGCGGCCTCGCCGCCGCCCATGTCGAGCCGGTTGTCGGGCGTATTGAGGCCCGCGTGCATCTGCTCCTGCGCGAATGGCGCCTGCCGCCAGCGGAAATACGATACGCAGCCCGCGCCGTGCGCGAACGCTTCCCAGCTCCAAAGCCGCACCATGCCCGGCAGGGGCGACGGATTCCAGTGCGCCCAATTCACCGGCCCCGGCTGCTGCTCCATCACCCAGAACGGTTGCTTCGACATTCCGCGATAGACGTCATGATTGAACGAAGCGAAATCGGGATGCCCGGTGCGCAGCCAGCGACCTTTCACCTCGGCGTCGAACCATTGCTCCTCGAGCGCACCGAGCGGATAGCTGTCCCACGCGGCGATGTCGAGATCGCTCGCCACCGCATAGTGATCGAACTCCGTGAAAAGCTGCATGAAATTGTGCGCGATCGGACGGCCCGGCGAATGGGCGCGGATGATCTCCACTTGCATGCGGTTGAACCGCGCCACCTCGTCCGATGCAAAACGGCGATAGTCGAGCCGATGCGAGGGATGCGCCTCCGTCACCGTCGCGACGGGCGCGTCGATTTCGTCGAAGCTGCGATACTCCATGCTCCAGAATACGGTGCCCCAGGCGCGATTGAGCGCCTCGACGTTTCCGTAGCGCGCACGCAGCCATTCGCGGAATCGCGCCACGGCTGCGTTCGAATAGCTGACGACCGTCTGATGGCAGCCGTATTCGTTGTCGGTTTGCCAGAACGCCACGCCGGGATGGTTGCCGTAGTGGGCCGCCACGGCCGTGCAGATCGCGCGCGCGGCTTCGTAGTACGACGGCGAGGAAAAATCGTAATGCCGGCGCGAGCCGAAATGGCGCGCGCGCCCATCGGCGCCGACCGGGAGGATATCGGGGTGCCGGTCGACGAGCCACTTCGGCGGCGTGGCCGTCGGGGTGCACATGACGATCTGGAGTCCAGCCCGATGGAGCGTGTCCACCGCGCGATCGAGCCACGCCCAATCGTATTGCCCCGGCGTGGGCTCGATGCGGCTCCATGCGAACTCCGCAATGCGCACGCGCTCGATGCCGAGCGTCTTCATGCGCCGCGCGTCTTCTTCCCACATCGTTTCCGGCCAGTGTTCCGGGTAGTAGCAGACTCCCAGGTGCATCCCCCCTCCCCTTATGCGTGATGTTCGATCGATGAAAGCGGTGCAACGGCGAAGCCGTCGTCCGTAAACAGATGGCAGGCGCTTGGCGGGGCGCCGATTGCGATGCGCTCGCCGGTGCGGCAGGCGGCATCGCCCGGCACCTTGGCGATCAGCGCGACGCCGTCCGGCTCGTCGAGATGAACGCAGGTCTGCTCGCCGAGCCGCTCGATCAGATGGATCTCGCGCGTAAGCCGGAGCACCGATGCGCCGCCACCCTCGTCCGCGCTCCCCGTCGGGGCGACGAACGACAGATGCTCGGGCCGCACGCCCAAGGCCACGGGCTGCCCCGCCTGCAACGCCGTGCCGTCGAGCGGCAGCCGCACTGCCTCCGCCGTGCGCGCGACGGCGACCGTGACGCCCGCCGCGTCGACGGCAACGACCTTCGCGGGCAGAAAATTCATGCGCGGCGAGCCGATGAAGCCCGCCACGAACCGGCTCGCGGGGCGATGGTAAAGATCGAGCGGCGCACCGATCTGCGCGATGCTGCCGTAACGTGTCGTGTCTTTGCCCGCATGCAGCAAGACGATCTTGTCGGCAAGCGTCATCGCCTCGGTCTGATCGTGCGTGACGTATACGACGCTCGCTTTTGCGAATTGGCGATGCAACCGCGCGATCTCGATGCGCGTTTGGCCGCGCAGCGTCGCATCCAGGTTCGAAAGGGGTTCGTCGAAGAGAAAAACGCCGGGCTCGCGTACGATCGCCCGCCCGATCGCCACGCGCTGCCGCTGACCGCCCGAGAGCGCCTTCGGCCGCCGATCGAGCAACGCGTCGAGTTGCAGGATGCGGGCCGCCTCGCGCACGCGGCGCTCGATGTCGGCTTTCGGCGTCTTGGCGAGCTTGAGTCCGAATGCCATGTTCTCGAACACGGTCATGTGCGGAAAGAGCGCATAACTCTGAAAGACCATGGCTACGCCGCGCTCCGCGGCCGGCACGTCATTCACCACGCGCCCCCCGATGCGCACCTCGCCCGCGCTCGGGTCCTCGAGCCCCGCGATCATCCTCAACAGCGTGGATTTGCCGCAGCCGGACGGCCCGAGGAAGACGCAAAACTCGCTCTCGCCGATATCGAGGTCGACATTGCGCACGACGGGCGCCGCGTCGCCGTAAGCTTTCTCCAGACCTTTCAACGAAATGCTCGCCATACCTCACGCTCCATGATCTAATCGCGTCGATTGCGGAGGTTAAGCGCTTAATCAGCAGACCAAAAAGAAAATCGATCGCGTGTCGATCGATCGGTGCGGCCTGCCGCTGTCTCCGAAATCGTTGATCTTTGCAGCGCATAGTGCCGTCAGTTTCGGCTCGCTGCAAACTTTGAATGGCCGTCCCACATTTTGAACGAATCGATCCAATGGCCACCATCAACGAAGTCGCCCGGCTGGCTGGCGTCACCCCGGCGACCGTATCGAACGTGCTCCGCAATCGTGGCCGCGTGGGCGAATCCACACGCCAGCGCGTGCGCGAAGCGATCGACACGCTGGGCTACCGGCCGCATCTGGCGGCGCGCGCGCTTGCCGAGGGCCGTGCGCCCA encodes the following:
- a CDS encoding beta-galactosidase translates to MHLGVCYYPEHWPETMWEEDARRMKTLGIERVRIAEFAWSRIEPTPGQYDWAWLDRAVDTLHRAGLQIVMCTPTATPPKWLVDRHPDILPVGADGRARHFGSRRHYDFSSPSYYEAARAICTAVAAHYGNHPGVAFWQTDNEYGCHQTVVSYSNAAVARFREWLRARYGNVEALNRAWGTVFWSMEYRSFDEIDAPVATVTEAHPSHRLDYRRFASDEVARFNRMQVEIIRAHSPGRPIAHNFMQLFTEFDHYAVASDLDIAAWDSYPLGALEEQWFDAEVKGRWLRTGHPDFASFNHDVYRGMSKQPFWVMEQQPGPVNWAHWNPSPLPGMVRLWSWEAFAHGAGCVSYFRWRQAPFAQEQMHAGLNTPDNRLDMGGGEAARVADEIRALDQAHAEARASVRARVALVYDYPAKWLFEIHPQGADFHYPRFAFEYYSALRALGLDVDVVPADAPLDGYRMIVVPPLPIVPDDFAARLARSGAQVVVGPRTGSKTADLQIPANLPPGPLAQCMPMRVWRVESVRPSVRMPVHSSETSQAGATPAGYGRHWRDLVELRDEAAHEVVARFDDGHPAYVRFGAMHYLTSLFDEALTREWFAAIAARAQLETMRLPDGVRVSRRGGLTYVFNYEDEAYRIDAAEAGADAFVIGGPSVEPRGVAAYRNT
- a CDS encoding ABC transporter substrate-binding protein, with the translated sequence MAAVLLTAAVLGTWHADEARAGTLNVNIAYKGGSQRAVWQSTFDEFKKAHPDIDVKVSFVDEEAYKVQLPNWLTTVAPDIVNWHDGERMAYYAKRGLFEDLSADWQKNGWNEMYASTKEASSYQGKQYAAPTVYYSWGMFYRKDLFQKAGIASEPKTWPEFLEACRKLKAAGIAPVAVGGRDAWTLAGWFDYLDLRLNGNAFHQQLMAGEVPYTDARVKKVYTTWKQLIDEHVFVDNALSYDLDAAQPFLFQGKAAMMLMGTFIAAGFPPNVKPEMGYFRFPIIDANVPTAEDGPVETLNIPARAKNKAEARAFLAFAETPAIGAKLAAGLGSLSANSKSPEPEDPVSKIGFQILSNTKGGIAQFYDRDMTKEMADEGMKGMQRFMAEPAKLDEILAQLEQTRKRIYKK
- a CDS encoding ABC transporter ATP-binding protein translates to MASISLKGLEKAYGDAAPVVRNVDLDIGESEFCVFLGPSGCGKSTLLRMIAGLEDPSAGEVRIGGRVVNDVPAAERGVAMVFQSYALFPHMTVFENMAFGLKLAKTPKADIERRVREAARILQLDALLDRRPKALSGGQRQRVAIGRAIVREPGVFLFDEPLSNLDATLRGQTRIEIARLHRQFAKASVVYVTHDQTEAMTLADKIVLLHAGKDTTRYGSIAQIGAPLDLYHRPASRFVAGFIGSPRMNFLPAKVVAVDAAGVTVAVARTAEAVRLPLDGTALQAGQPVALGVRPEHLSFVAPTGSADEGGGASVLRLTREIHLIERLGEQTCVHLDEPDGVALIAKVPGDAACRTGERIAIGAPPSACHLFTDDGFAVAPLSSIEHHA